A section of the Cottoperca gobio chromosome 17, fCotGob3.1, whole genome shotgun sequence genome encodes:
- the LOC115022986 gene encoding corticotropin-releasing factor receptor 2, translating to MDNGTWALKSNYSNCEPILEEKRKYPMHYKIALIINYLGHCISVGALVVAFILFLCLRSIRCLRNIIHWNLITTFILRNVMWFLLQLIDHNIHESNEPWCRLITTIYNYFVVTNFFWMFVEGCYLHTAIVMTYSTDKLRKWVFLFIGWCIPCPIIVAWAIGKLYYENEQCWFGKEPGKYMDYIYQGPVILVLLINFVFLFNIVRILMTKLRASTTSETIQYRKAVKATLVLLPLLGITYMLFFVNPGEDDISQIVFIYFNSFLQSFQGFFVSVFYCFLNGEVRSAVRKRWHRWQDNHALRVRVARAMSIPTSPTRISFHSIKQTTAV from the exons ATGGATAATGGGACGTGGGCGTTGAAGAGCAATTACTCCAATTGTGAACCCATTTTGGAGGAGAAG AGAAAATATCCAATGCATTACAAAATAGCGCTGATCATCAACTACCTAGGTCATTGTATCTCTGTGGGAGCTCTAGTCGTGGCCTTCATTCTCTTCTTGTGCTTAAG GAGCATACGATGTCTTCGAAACATCATCCACTGGAACTTAATCACCACCTTCATACTGAGGAACGTTATGTGGTTTTTGCTTCAGTTGATCGACCACAATATCCACGAGAGCAATGAG ccttGGTGTCGATTAATTACAACAATATACAACTACTTTGTGGTGACAAACTTCTTCTGGATGTTTGTTGAAGGATGTTACCTCCACACGGCCATCGTAATGACTTATTCAACCGATAAGCTCAGAAAGTGGGTCTTCCTTTTCATCGGCTGGT GTATTCCATGCCCTATAATAGTAGCTTGGGCTATAGGAAAGTTGTATTATGAAAATGAACA ATGTTGGTTTGGTAAAGAACCTGGAAAATATATGGACTACATTTACCAGGGACCAGTTATTCTTGTGCTATTG ataaactttgttttcctcttcaaCATAGTAAGAATTCTTATGACCAAACTAAGAGCTTCAACCACGTCTGAAACAATTCAGTACAG GAAAGCCGTGAAAGCAACGCTGGTCTTGTTGCCCCTGCTGGGCATCACCTACATGCTCTTCTTTGTGAATCCGGGGGAGGACGACATCTCACAAATTGTTTTCATCTATTTCAACTCCTTCTTACAGTCTTTTCAG GGGTTCtttgtgtcagtgttttactgctTTCTAAATGGAGAG GTGCGTTCTGCCGTAAGGAAACGGTGGCACCGCTGGCAGGACAACCACGCCCTTAGAGTGCGAGTAGCACGAGCCATGTCCATCCCCACGTCTCCAACCCGGATCAGCTTCCACAGCATCAAACAGACCACAGCTGTGTGA